A single genomic interval of Mucilaginibacter robiniae harbors:
- a CDS encoding response regulator transcription factor yields the protein MSTTAKQKILIVDDEPDILELIEYNLKKEGYQVYLAHNGQEAVAEAKKVLPDLIVLDIMMPKMDGIEACRMMRTMPEFKNTFMVFLTARSEEYSEIAGFNVGADDYIAKPIKPRALVSRINAILRRNNTPDEVSDNKLEVGDLVIDRETYLVYKNGEKIVLAKKEFELLYLLASKPGKVYTREVILKNIWEDSVVVTNRTIDVHIRKLREKLGENYVSTVKGVGYKFEA from the coding sequence ATGAGTACAACTGCAAAACAAAAGATATTAATTGTTGATGATGAGCCTGATATATTGGAGCTGATTGAATATAATTTGAAGAAGGAAGGTTATCAGGTTTATTTAGCACATAATGGGCAAGAAGCAGTAGCTGAAGCTAAAAAAGTATTGCCGGATTTGATTGTGTTAGATATTATGATGCCTAAAATGGATGGGATAGAAGCCTGCCGCATGATGCGTACTATGCCTGAGTTCAAGAATACCTTCATGGTTTTCTTAACTGCACGAAGTGAAGAGTACTCGGAAATTGCTGGTTTTAACGTAGGTGCCGACGATTATATTGCTAAGCCCATTAAGCCCAGAGCTTTGGTAAGCCGCATTAATGCAATATTACGTCGGAACAATACACCTGATGAAGTTTCAGATAACAAGTTAGAGGTAGGTGATTTAGTAATTGACCGGGAAACTTACTTGGTTTATAAAAACGGTGAAAAAATTGTATTGGCTAAAAAGGAGTTTGAATTACTATATCTGTTAGCTTCAAAACCTGGTAAAGTGTACACCCGAGAGGTAATATTAAAAAACATTTGGGAGGATTCTGTAGTAGTTACGAATCGTACTATAGATGTGCATATTCGTAAGCTGCGTGAAAAGCTAGGTGAAAACTATGTATCTACCGTAAAAGGAGTAGGATACAAATTTGAAGCTTAA
- a CDS encoding RluA family pseudouridine synthase: protein MKIPKFADLIIYEDDNLFVVNKPPFISTLDERGEGSEINMLRLAKQYWEDAQICHRLDKETSGALIIAKNPEAYRTVSMQFERRQIKKVYHAVIEGTHVFEGLLVDLPILNTGKGTVSISRQEGKRAETWFQSLRYFKHYTLVECRPVTGRMHQIRIHLATQRASIAGDEMYKGKPVYLSQLKRKYHLGKDQEEQPIMKRFALHAFELTFKLLDGQEVNIHAPYSKDFETLLKLLDKFDA, encoded by the coding sequence ATGAAGATACCAAAGTTTGCCGACCTGATTATATACGAAGATGATAACCTTTTTGTAGTAAATAAGCCCCCCTTTATCAGCACCCTGGATGAACGTGGCGAAGGTAGCGAGATTAACATGTTGAGGCTGGCTAAACAATATTGGGAAGATGCTCAAATTTGCCATCGTTTGGATAAAGAAACATCTGGGGCGTTAATTATCGCCAAAAATCCGGAAGCTTACCGCACAGTATCTATGCAGTTTGAACGCCGGCAAATTAAAAAGGTGTACCACGCTGTAATTGAAGGTACCCATGTATTTGAAGGATTGTTGGTTGATCTTCCTATTTTAAATACAGGCAAAGGTACCGTATCTATAAGCCGGCAAGAAGGTAAACGGGCTGAAACATGGTTCCAGTCGCTCAGGTATTTCAAACATTATACTTTAGTAGAATGCAGGCCAGTTACCGGACGTATGCACCAAATACGCATCCATTTGGCTACGCAAAGGGCTTCTATTGCTGGTGACGAAATGTACAAAGGTAAGCCAGTTTACCTATCGCAATTAAAACGTAAATACCACTTGGGTAAAGATCAGGAAGAGCAACCCATTATGAAACGTTTTGCTCTTCATGCTTTTGAGTTAACCTTTAAGCTGCTAGACGGCCAGGAAGTAAATATACATGCACCATATTCTAAAGATTTTGAAACTTTATTGAAGCTGCTGGATAAGTTTGATGCTTAA
- a CDS encoding SIP domain-containing protein — protein sequence MLHNIKRKAFDLLENRMLRTGNVLETRHWSSSALVEVDLHLPTDNMNNWNEVNYIKCKVNDFTYRDYTPASWDSETQTCTLYIDTNHNGAGSEWAKNLQQGDAVHYLSIKSTRQTPVHTSAVICLGDESSIGHLLAMQQLAKPLTRFSGAVAISDEASRSLFKEYFTSSLQTVSKLDHYGHHALTEWLLQQTFHLENTIFYLVGNSTMVTQLRKVLKKFGYGSNQIKAQGFWH from the coding sequence ATGCTACATAACATTAAAAGAAAAGCATTCGACTTATTGGAAAATCGGATGCTAAGAACAGGAAATGTACTTGAAACACGCCACTGGTCATCATCTGCCCTAGTTGAAGTTGACCTTCATTTGCCCACAGATAATATGAACAATTGGAACGAAGTTAATTACATCAAATGCAAGGTTAACGATTTTACCTATCGTGATTATACTCCTGCATCTTGGGATTCAGAAACACAAACTTGTACATTATATATTGACACTAACCATAATGGAGCCGGTAGTGAATGGGCTAAAAATTTGCAACAAGGTGATGCAGTTCACTACTTGAGTATTAAGAGTACCCGGCAAACACCGGTACATACTTCAGCCGTTATTTGCCTGGGTGATGAAAGCAGTATAGGGCATTTGTTGGCTATGCAGCAGTTAGCTAAACCTTTAACTCGCTTTTCAGGTGCAGTAGCCATTAGCGATGAAGCAAGCCGTAGCTTATTTAAAGAATACTTTACTTCTTCCCTACAAACGGTTTCTAAACTAGACCATTATGGGCATCATGCTCTTACCGAATGGTTATTGCAGCAAACGTTTCATCTGGAAAATACTATTTTCTACTTAGTAGGCAATAGCACTATGGTTACTCAATTGCGCAAAGTTTTAAAAAAATTTGGATATGGTTCCAACCAAATCAAAGCGCAAGGTTTTTGGCATTAA
- a CDS encoding helix-turn-helix domain-containing protein, translating to MKSIPVHTLRNSNKLGLMVHHTNNLKLAEDESTKSAHRDDHYIFFFIEDGSASIMVDFEEVYICSRALYYILPGQVHHRIKDEHATGWFMAIDSTLMPKDYRPVFESHLLLQQPCCLNTHQYQQCQTLLQLIYQQYIVEEQSNFHINLLQSLVSAFLSMAAGAYSLNTAQPLKLSRPLQIAHDFKALLRLNIKFIKSPSDYAARMHISETYLNEVLKKVTGFSVSYWILNEIMLEAKRLLYYSELTVKEIAHQLGYEDHTYFSRLFKKANQLTPLSFRKAYRE from the coding sequence ATGAAGAGTATTCCGGTACATACTTTACGAAATAGCAATAAGCTAGGTTTGATGGTACATCATACCAACAACTTGAAATTAGCAGAGGATGAAAGTACAAAAAGTGCTCACCGGGATGATCATTACATATTCTTTTTTATTGAAGATGGTTCAGCCTCTATAATGGTCGATTTTGAGGAGGTTTATATTTGTAGCAGAGCTCTTTACTATATTTTACCTGGACAGGTACATCACCGCATTAAAGACGAACATGCTACAGGGTGGTTTATGGCTATTGACAGCACATTGATGCCAAAGGATTACCGCCCGGTGTTTGAAAGCCATTTGCTACTGCAGCAGCCTTGTTGCTTGAATACTCATCAATATCAACAGTGCCAAACCCTTTTACAACTTATCTACCAACAATACATTGTTGAAGAACAAAGTAATTTTCATATAAATCTATTACAATCTTTAGTAAGCGCCTTTTTAAGTATGGCGGCTGGTGCTTATAGTTTGAATACAGCACAACCCTTAAAATTATCGCGCCCCTTGCAAATAGCACACGATTTTAAAGCTTTGTTAAGGCTAAACATAAAATTTATAAAAAGTCCTTCCGACTATGCAGCCCGGATGCATATATCAGAAACCTACCTGAACGAAGTACTTAAAAAGGTTACAGGCTTTTCAGTATCTTATTGGATATTGAATGAAATCATGTTGGAAGCTAAACGCTTGTTATACTACAGCGAGCTTACTGTTAAAGAAATTGCACATCAATTAGGCTACGAAGACCATACTTATTTTTCAAGGCTATTTAAAAAAGCTAACCAACTTACACCTTTATCTTTTCGTAAGGCTTACCGCGAATAG
- a CDS encoding class I SAM-dependent methyltransferase gives MLSSKYSLLLISSLLIYCKPKPTRQQTTKQQDSIYTYKTPSADGTGKMYKGREIARVMGFSGAEWLERDTRQQEENVKLAIQNLPVTTQSTIADIGAGTGYYTFRIASKVKQGKVYAIELQDDAITYLKKRSQSIHQNNVVVVKGSERSPNLPDNSIDLAVMVDVYHELAYPHEYLQSLRKCLKPEGKILLLEYRGEDPEVPIKELHKTTVIQVNKEMVANGFKLVEDKEFLPIQHFLVYQKR, from the coding sequence ATGTTATCTTCTAAATATTCACTACTACTAATATCCTCTCTACTAATTTATTGCAAGCCTAAGCCAACTCGACAACAAACAACAAAACAGCAAGATTCTATTTACACATACAAAACACCCTCGGCTGATGGTACAGGTAAAATGTACAAAGGCCGGGAAATAGCTCGTGTGATGGGGTTTAGTGGTGCCGAATGGTTAGAACGTGATACGCGGCAGCAAGAAGAGAATGTAAAATTAGCCATTCAAAACTTACCTGTTACAACGCAAAGTACGATAGCCGATATAGGTGCAGGAACGGGTTATTATACTTTCCGAATAGCTTCCAAAGTTAAACAAGGAAAAGTGTACGCGATTGAATTACAAGACGATGCTATTACTTACTTAAAGAAACGTAGTCAGTCTATTCATCAAAATAATGTTGTTGTGGTAAAAGGCAGCGAAAGATCGCCTAACTTACCTGACAATAGTATTGATTTGGCTGTAATGGTTGACGTATATCATGAGCTAGCTTATCCACATGAATATTTGCAATCGCTACGTAAATGTTTAAAACCAGAAGGAAAAATTCTATTATTAGAATATCGTGGCGAAGATCCGGAGGTACCTATTAAAGAACTCCATAAAACCACCGTTATTCAGGTAAATAAAGAAATGGTAGCGAACGGTTTTAAATTAGTAGAAGATAAAGAGTTTTTACCCATTCAGCATTTTTTGGTTTACCAGAAAAGATAA
- a CDS encoding arginine decarboxylase codes for MQSYQEFLDLSVGFPQEGFEIIDDELYFNDLNLMEMIETYGTPLRFTYLPIVSKKIQQAKLMFQQAIIKNNYRGGYKYCYCTKSSHFKHIVEEALKNDIHLETSSAFDMPMIDALEKKGVVKKDITVICNGFKTYQYKQYIVDMLHDGFNNIIPVLDNKEEFNIYDDEIEMDTPCNLGIRIASEEQPDSQFYTSRLGIRQEDVIDFYTSKIEKNPNFRVKLLHFFINSGISDTPYYWNELEKYVTLYCKFKKINPELDTLDIGGGMPFKDSLVFDFDYEYMINEIVSRIKEICAEHDVLEPDIITEFGKYTVAEASGILYKVLGRKQQNDREKWLMLDGSFITNLPDVWALNQKYILLPVNNWDAEYERVNLGGITCDGQDYYNQEAHMNSVYMPKTRKVQYLGFFNTGAYQEVLSGYGGIHHCLLPSPKHVLIRRNRDETFNFEVFGEEQNSKQVLKILGYTA; via the coding sequence ATGCAAAGCTACCAGGAATTTCTTGACCTCAGCGTGGGTTTCCCGCAAGAAGGTTTTGAAATTATAGATGACGAATTATACTTCAACGACCTTAACTTGATGGAGATGATTGAAACGTATGGCACACCATTACGCTTCACTTATTTGCCAATAGTTTCTAAAAAGATACAGCAGGCTAAGCTGATGTTTCAGCAGGCTATCATCAAAAACAATTACCGTGGTGGTTACAAGTACTGTTACTGTACTAAAAGCTCACACTTTAAGCACATTGTTGAAGAGGCGTTAAAAAACGATATTCACCTGGAAACATCATCAGCATTTGATATGCCCATGATTGATGCCTTGGAGAAGAAAGGGGTAGTTAAAAAAGATATAACTGTAATCTGCAACGGTTTTAAAACCTATCAGTATAAACAGTACATTGTAGATATGCTACATGATGGCTTTAACAACATCATACCGGTACTGGATAATAAAGAAGAGTTTAACATTTACGATGATGAAATCGAAATGGATACTCCTTGTAACTTGGGTATTCGCATAGCTTCTGAAGAGCAACCGGATTCACAATTTTACACTTCAAGATTAGGTATTCGTCAGGAAGATGTGATTGATTTTTATACCAGCAAAATCGAGAAGAATCCAAACTTTAGAGTTAAGCTATTACACTTCTTCATTAACTCAGGTATTTCAGATACCCCATATTACTGGAACGAATTAGAGAAATATGTAACATTGTATTGTAAATTCAAAAAAATCAATCCCGAACTGGATACGCTGGATATTGGCGGCGGTATGCCTTTTAAGGATTCATTAGTTTTTGATTTCGATTATGAGTACATGATTAATGAAATTGTGAGCCGTATCAAAGAGATATGTGCTGAACATGATGTGCTTGAACCAGATATTATTACTGAGTTTGGTAAATATACTGTAGCCGAAGCATCAGGTATCTTGTACAAAGTATTAGGGCGTAAGCAGCAGAATGATCGTGAAAAATGGTTAATGCTGGATGGTTCTTTTATCACTAACCTACCTGATGTATGGGCTCTAAACCAAAAATATATCCTTTTACCGGTAAACAACTGGGATGCCGAGTACGAGCGTGTAAATTTAGGTGGTATTACTTGCGATGGACAGGATTACTACAACCAGGAAGCACACATGAACAGTGTATACATGCCTAAAACACGTAAAGTTCAATACTTAGGATTTTTTAATACCGGTGCTTACCAAGAGGTATTAAGCGGATACGGTGGCATTCACCACTGCCTGCTACCTTCGCCCAAACATGTGTTAATTAGGCGTAATCGGGATGAAACCTTTAATTTTGAAGTTTTTGGTGAAGAACAAAATAGTAAACAGGTACTTAAAATATTAGGTTACACTGCATAA
- a CDS encoding c-type cytochrome, with product MKSILTFFALAACLILFFACQNEKQIEFNRYYASGQVVYQTRCQNCHGAKGEGLAALIPPLTDSIYLKSHKDDLACYVQNGLKDSIVVHQKSYSGQMPSVDLAPVEIAQVLTYIQNSFGNKLGLYNVEQVNNNLTKCK from the coding sequence ATGAAATCTATCTTAACTTTTTTTGCATTAGCAGCTTGCCTAATATTATTTTTTGCCTGCCAAAACGAGAAGCAAATTGAATTCAATCGTTACTATGCATCAGGCCAAGTGGTTTACCAAACCCGGTGTCAAAACTGCCATGGAGCTAAAGGCGAAGGTTTAGCTGCCTTAATACCTCCGCTTACTGATAGCATTTACCTGAAATCACATAAAGATGATTTGGCTTGTTATGTACAAAATGGATTGAAGGATTCTATTGTAGTTCACCAGAAATCATACTCAGGGCAGATGCCTTCTGTTGATTTAGCACCTGTTGAAATTGCTCAAGTACTTACTTATATTCAAAATTCTTTTGGTAATAAGCTGGGCTTATACAATGTAGAACAAGTAAATAACAACTTGACTAAATGCAAATAA
- a CDS encoding SCO family protein, producing the protein MKTLIIAIAIASGLFMETACTSNSNTQKALPIYGNREPVTKTVNGKTITDTVYQTIPAFQFVNQYGKTITNKSLDGNIYVADFFFTSCPSICPVMHRNMLNVYNAFKDGNNVKILSYSIDPKHDSVDVLKKYADKLGISGNTWWFLQGNKEETYKLANNYLVAVKEDSNTPGGYIHSGYFVLIDKQKRIRGTYDGTNTDDVNKLINDIKTLQSEPAETIAQ; encoded by the coding sequence ATGAAAACATTAATTATAGCTATTGCTATAGCTTCCGGTTTATTTATGGAGACCGCATGTACCTCAAACAGCAATACACAAAAAGCATTACCTATTTACGGGAACCGAGAACCGGTGACCAAAACAGTAAATGGCAAAACTATAACCGATACCGTTTACCAAACTATACCTGCTTTTCAGTTTGTAAACCAGTATGGCAAAACTATTACTAACAAAAGCTTGGATGGTAACATTTACGTAGCTGATTTCTTTTTTACCAGTTGCCCATCCATCTGCCCTGTTATGCACCGTAACATGCTAAACGTGTATAATGCCTTTAAAGATGGTAATAATGTCAAAATTTTATCTTACAGCATAGACCCTAAGCATGACAGTGTAGATGTGTTAAAAAAGTATGCCGATAAACTAGGAATATCTGGTAATACATGGTGGTTTTTACAAGGCAATAAAGAAGAAACATACAAATTGGCGAACAACTATTTAGTAGCTGTTAAAGAAGATAGTAACACGCCTGGGGGCTATATTCACTCCGGTTACTTTGTACTGATAGATAAACAAAAACGCATACGTGGCACTTATGATGGTACAAACACAGATGATGTAAATAAACTCATTAACGACATCAAAACTTTACAATCAGAACCTGCCGAAACTATAGCTCAATGA
- a CDS encoding heavy metal-binding domain-containing protein has translation MKIKFATLFLLAFTACQQQPASTQKQVPKAKQNIKEVVQYTCPMHPEIITNKPGTCPKCGMDLVKKTK, from the coding sequence ATGAAAATAAAATTTGCTACCCTATTCCTTTTAGCATTTACAGCTTGCCAACAACAGCCTGCTAGTACGCAAAAACAAGTCCCAAAGGCAAAGCAGAACATAAAGGAAGTAGTACAATACACCTGTCCCATGCACCCAGAAATAATTACAAACAAACCAGGCACTTGCCCTAAGTGCGGTATGGATTTGGTTAAAAAAACTAAATAA
- a CDS encoding DinB family protein, which yields MKNYFIRLFDYDRHANLQILDTILAKPSPEKPIQLMAHLLAAQQIWLQRCKKQPAAGDALWPDWKADTFKKIIEDNHAAWIGFLEDLKDNDFAESIIYKNSKGQTFTNRLDDVLAHLINHGTHHRAQAGQHLKLAGTQLPVSDYIYYLRRM from the coding sequence ATGAAAAATTATTTCATTCGATTATTTGATTATGATCGTCACGCTAATTTGCAGATATTAGATACTATTTTGGCTAAACCCTCCCCTGAAAAGCCAATTCAATTAATGGCTCATTTATTGGCCGCTCAGCAAATATGGTTACAACGTTGTAAGAAACAGCCTGCTGCAGGAGACGCACTATGGCCAGATTGGAAAGCAGATACATTTAAAAAAATAATTGAAGACAATCATGCTGCATGGATCGGCTTTTTAGAAGATTTAAAGGACAACGACTTTGCTGAATCAATAATCTATAAAAACAGCAAAGGTCAAACCTTTACTAACCGGCTAGATGATGTGCTTGCACACTTAATTAACCATGGCACCCACCACCGGGCGCAGGCAGGGCAGCATTTGAAGTTGGCAGGTACCCAACTACCTGTATCCGATTACATTTACTACTTACGCAGAATGTAG